A DNA window from Hemibagrus wyckioides isolate EC202008001 linkage group LG11, SWU_Hwy_1.0, whole genome shotgun sequence contains the following coding sequences:
- the LOC131361054 gene encoding nuclear factor of activated T-cells, cytoplasmic 2 has protein sequence MNFNGENSAAGFAAGIGHEELDLPFPLFLCGQTGNDNPHDDQDELDALSNLDTNPPSSNTDQDHPQYSNLSLYQPSYDPPLSDDALSCHHPDLRDLCLTLSSQASPRIEITCSELHHQHREHVQTAPVDIIPRLVVPPYQNLLYRENMSPASSTSSSWHSEVYSPQPSPSVSPSASGGGGLAAMTVAELCPRLQAIHASGSPHTSPNTSPRTSITEETFLNCRPSSASSSRPGSRSTSPQGKRTYEQYQNPALVVPRSRSPSPHAWREELVEPCRPTANIDEFVDSVNRHLAKPVPTKIGRTNQEPAVFPEVKREPVMEPVYVFQPLSWPSQVTTAMCSMSMPSLPALEWPLPSSTEQYELNIEVQPRQHHRAHYETEGSRGAVKAASGGHPVVQLHGYSGREALALQVFIGTADERAVRPHAFYQVHRITGKTVTTTSQEKMVNGTKVLELPLEPKDNMRAVVDCAGILKLKNADIELRKGETDVGRKNTRVRLVFRIHVPQPGGQWISLQVASNPIECSQRPSRETPEVKRQDLDQCSVLGGMQMILTGQNFTSESRVLFSETTQEGLEVWEKEATVNREKSQANMLYVEIPPYRDPNIYHPVKVNFYVLNGKRKPSQPQHFTYVPLPVTQIKSEPLDEYQYGQLACTVSQVLGISPQSCHHPAQLTTSCCAMPGQVAQRTNSPTPYPPASEYHKLHQPSALYQSQVEALSSSPGHYQPPLDHPASGVQPICSGQAPAIGPNPGSHLTPSSYQHIIAGHSYQAGVSVFPSLDAANQRSFGQRAAPPVQSYNQRQPVEHQRISSPVRVKQENLDEIYLNDVNEVIRNDMIHHPLDD, from the exons ATGAATTTTAATGGTGAGAACAGTGCAGCCGGGTTCGCTGCCGGAATCGGCCACGAGGAACTGGACCTTCCTTTTCCTCTATTTCTTTGCGGCCAAACTGGAAATGACAATCCACATGATGACCAAG ATGAGCTCGATGCTCTGTCAAACCTCGATACTAATCCACCCTCATCCAACACTGACCAGGACCATCCTCAGTATAGTAATCTGTCCCTCTATCAGCCTTCCTATGATCCTCCACTGTCTGATGATGCCCTCAGCTGTCATCACCCTGATCTACGAGATCTCTGTCTCACACTTTCATCCCAGGCTAGCCCCCGCATCGAGATCACCTGCTCAGAGCTACACCACCAGCACCGGGAGCATGTCCAAACAGCACCTGTGGATATCATTCCCCGTCTAGTAGTGCCTCCGTATCAGAACCTGCTCTACAGGGAAAACATGAGCCCGGCAAGCAGCACTTCCTCAAGTTGGCACTCAGAGGTGTACTCACCCCAGCCATCACCCAGTGTTTCTCCCAGTGCTTCAGGAGGTGGAGGTTTAGCTGCAATGACCGTGGCTGAGTTGTGTCCGAGGCTCCAGGCCATCCATGCTTCCGGTTCACCACATACTTCTCCAAATACATCCCCACGGACCAGCATCACAGAGGAGACATTCCTGAACTGCAGGCCTTCATCTGCCTCCTCCTCACGGCCAGGTTCACGCTCCACTTCTCCTCAAGGAAAGCGCACTTATGAACAATACCAGAACCCTGCCCTGGTGGTCCCACGCTCCCGAAGCCCCTCTCCTCATGCATGGCGAGAGGAGTTGGTTGAGCCTTGTAGACCAACAGCTAACATTGATGAATTTGTAGACAGCGTCAACAGACACCTGGCTAAACCAGTGCCCACAAAGATTGGACGGACTAATCAGGAGCCTGCCGTGTTCCCCGAAGTAAAGAGGGAACCTGTAATGGAACCAGTATATGTCTTTCAACCACTAAGTTGGCCCAGTCAGGTGACCACAGCCATGTGCAG CATGTCAATGCCATCCCTGCCTGCACTGGAGTGGCCGCTTCCCAGCAGCACAGAGCAGTATGAGCTGAATATAGAGGTTCAGCCCAGACAGCATCACAGAGCCCACTATGAAACTGAAGGCAGCAGAGGAGCTGTTAAAGCAGCATCAGGAGGACATCCTGTGGTTCAG TTGCACGGATACAGTGGGCGAGAAGCTCTGGCACTGCAGGTCTTCATTGGAACGGCTGACGAGAGAGCCGTGAGGCCACATGCCTTTTACCAGGTCCACCGCATCACTGGCAaaaccgtcaccaccaccagccAAGAGAAAATGGTGAACGGAACCAAGGTTCTGGAGCTGCCGCTCGAACCCAAAGACAACATGCGGGCAGT CGTGGACTGTGCTGGGATACTGAAGCTGAAAAATGCTGATATTGAGCTGCGGAAAGGTGAGACAGATGTGGGACGGAAGAACACACGTGTACGTCTGGTGTTTCGTATTCATGTGCCTCAGCCTGGAGGCCAGTGGATTTCTCTCCAAGTGGCCTCAAATCCCATAGAGTGCT CTCAGAGACCAAGCCGTGAAACTCCAGAGGTGAAGAGGCAGGATTTGGACCAATGCTCAGTCCTAGGTGGAATGCAGATGATCCTGACCGGTCAAAACTTCACCTCTGAGTCCAGGGTGCTGTTCAGTGAGACAACCCAAG AAGGCTTAGAGGTCTGGGAAAAGGAAGCTACAGTCAACAGAGAAAAAAGTCAAGCA AACATGCTGTATGTAGAAATTCCTCCATATCGAGACCCCAACATCTATCACCCAGTCAAAGTCAACTTCTATGTTCTGAACGGGAAGAGGAAGCCTAGTCAGCCACAACACTTCACCTACGTGCCTCTCCCAG TTACACAGATAAAGTCCGAGCCACTGGATGAGTATCAGTATGGGCAGCTTGCCTGCACTGTCTCTCAGGTCTTAGGTATCTCTCCACAATCGTGCCATCACCCTGCCCAGCTCACTACCAGCTGCTGTGCTATGCCAGGCCAGGTTGCCCAGAGGACCAACAGCCCTACCCCTTATCCACCTGCCTCGGAGTACCACAAGCTCCATCAGCCTTCAGCCCTCTACCAGAGCCAGGTGGAGGCCCTGAGCAGCAGCCCTGGTCACTACCAGCCTCCCCTGGATCACCCTGCATCTGGAGTGCAACCCATCTGCTCAGGTCAAGCACCAGCCATAGGGCCAAATCCAGGCTCTCATCTCACACCCAGCAGTTACCAACACATCATAGCTGGGCACAGCTACCAGGCTGGTGTCTCTGTGTTTCCAAGCCTGGatgcagccaatcagagaaGCTTTGGGCAGAGAGCAGCTCCTCCAGTGCAGAGCTACAACCAGCGGCAGCCTGTGGAGCATCAGAGAATTAGCAGTCCTGTAAGAGTCAAGCAGGAGAATCTGGATGAAATTTACCTGAATGATG TGAATGAAGTGATCAGAAACGATATGATTCATCATCCCCTTGATGACTAG
- the manbal gene encoding protein MANBAL has product MSGDLDLSPPEVPEPTFFESVLRYGLFLGAIFQLICILAIIIPTSKSHEQEETSEPAEPKTSETSRKPKPPAQQIRQKLKKESKKKR; this is encoded by the exons ATGTCTGGAGATTTAGATCTCTCGCCACCGGAAGTTCCTGAACCCACATTTTTCGAGAGTGTTTTACGCTATGGCCTCTTTCTTGGAGCAATATTCCAGCTCATCTGCATTTTAGCCATCATCATACCCACCTCCAAGAGCCAcgaacag GAAGAGACTTCAGAGCCAGCTGAACCCAAAACCTCTGAGACGAGCAGAAAGCCCAAACCACCTGCACAGCAAATTCGTCAAAAACTCAAAAAGGAGAGCAAGAAGAAAAGATGA